From the genome of Segatella hominis, one region includes:
- a CDS encoding RagB/SusD family nutrient uptake outer membrane protein has translation MKIKNIILLAALSLSLASCSDLFEPAEENNRGVEAMLKEPTFAQGLLGYAYSHLPYSNSSETDIATDDAVTNDLASTYSKMAQGAWAANNDPMSQWNGRRSVIQYLNQFLAIADNVKWADDPIAAKVFAESRKGEAYALRALNLYYLVQAHAGWSEDGELLGVPLSTTVEDANTDFNQSRATFQQCIDQINSDLDEAIKLLPLDYKQHSESEVPAYYKELGASLSVYDRVFGEHLAGRISGRIAEAIRAQVALMASSEAYKGGSDVTPANAADAAATVLDRIGGVSGMAANGNTWYTNKDEIKKLKSGAVPAEIIWRSNVNEGKEDYDLGVIQEKNNFPPTLYGKGRINPTQNLVDAFPMANGYPITDEENSDFDDIDPYSNRDPRLDLYIIHNGSEYKGKTINTTATGETNDGLNKISTSTRTGYYLKKLLRDDCSADPNNLNAQPHYNAYIRYTEIFLDYAEAANEAWGPKGKGTHNYSAYDVIKAIRQRAGITDTGYLDECAEDQAKMRELIRNERRIELCFENHRFWDLRRWKANIAETAKGVNVTEVDGIPTFEEIDVETRNYSDYMYYGPIPQSEMLKWSNLKQNKGWNVKNND, from the coding sequence ATGAAAATTAAGAATATTATATTATTGGCTGCGCTCTCCTTGTCGTTGGCATCTTGCTCCGACTTGTTTGAGCCTGCCGAGGAGAATAACCGAGGTGTAGAGGCGATGCTTAAGGAGCCTACATTTGCACAAGGTCTCTTGGGCTATGCCTATTCTCATCTGCCATATTCCAATTCGAGCGAGACGGACATTGCCACCGATGATGCAGTGACCAATGATTTGGCTAGCACTTACTCGAAAATGGCGCAAGGTGCTTGGGCTGCTAACAACGACCCAATGAGCCAATGGAATGGTCGCCGTTCTGTTATCCAGTACCTGAACCAATTTCTTGCTATCGCTGACAACGTGAAATGGGCAGATGATCCTATTGCTGCCAAGGTGTTCGCTGAGAGCCGTAAGGGTGAGGCTTATGCTTTGAGAGCTTTGAATCTTTATTATCTCGTTCAGGCTCATGCTGGTTGGTCTGAGGATGGTGAACTCTTGGGTGTGCCATTGTCAACCACTGTGGAAGATGCCAACACCGACTTCAATCAGTCTCGTGCTACCTTCCAACAGTGCATCGACCAAATTAACTCCGACTTGGATGAGGCTATCAAGTTGTTGCCTCTCGACTACAAGCAGCACTCAGAGTCTGAGGTTCCTGCTTACTATAAGGAGTTGGGTGCTTCTTTGAGCGTCTATGACCGTGTGTTCGGTGAGCACTTGGCTGGTCGTATCAGTGGTCGTATCGCAGAGGCTATCCGTGCGCAGGTTGCCTTGATGGCATCTAGCGAGGCTTACAAGGGTGGCAGTGATGTTACACCTGCCAATGCTGCCGACGCTGCAGCCACGGTTCTCGACCGCATCGGTGGTGTCTCAGGTATGGCTGCCAACGGTAACACCTGGTACACGAATAAGGATGAAATCAAGAAGTTGAAGTCGGGTGCTGTTCCTGCTGAAATCATTTGGCGTAGTAATGTCAATGAGGGTAAGGAAGATTATGACCTCGGTGTTATCCAAGAGAAGAACAATTTCCCTCCTACACTCTACGGAAAGGGTCGCATCAATCCAACTCAGAACTTGGTGGATGCCTTCCCTATGGCGAATGGTTATCCTATCACAGATGAGGAGAATAGTGACTTTGATGACATTGATCCTTATAGCAATCGTGACCCACGTCTCGACCTCTATATCATCCACAATGGTTCAGAGTACAAGGGCAAGACCATCAACACGACAGCAACTGGAGAAACCAATGACGGTCTCAATAAGATTAGTACCTCTACTCGTACAGGTTACTATCTGAAGAAGTTGCTTCGTGACGACTGTAGCGCAGACCCTAACAACCTCAATGCACAGCCTCACTACAATGCCTACATCCGTTACACCGAGATTTTCTTGGATTACGCTGAGGCAGCCAACGAGGCTTGGGGACCAAAGGGTAAAGGTACTCACAACTATTCTGCTTACGATGTCATCAAGGCTATCCGCCAACGTGCTGGCATCACCGATACTGGCTACCTCGATGAATGTGCAGAAGATCAGGCAAAGATGCGTGAGTTGATTCGCAATGAGCGTCGTATCGAACTCTGCTTCGAGAATCACCGCTTCTGGGATCTCCGCCGTTGGAAGGCTAACATTGCCGAGACAGCCAAGGGTGTCAACGTAACCGAGGTAGATGGTATTCCTACATTCGAAGAAATCGATGTAGAGACAAGAAATTATAGCGATTATATGTATTATGGTCCTATCCCACAAAGTGAGATGCTCAAGTGGAGTAACTTGAAGCAGAACAAGGGCTGGAATGTAAAGAACAACGACTAA
- a CDS encoding alpha/beta hydrolase family esterase codes for MKRLSMLASLLMVLCLQMAAQTWEEVKVGTSIRKTLTYVPKNVEKSPALVISLHGMNQDPEYQQKQTQWNALADTEGFIVTYPLGNNRMWDTGGTGDVKFVEAIMKDMELKHNVDKNRIYLSGFSMGSWLGYHCLETLGDKIAAFGPVSGVDIGKQPKANRKVPIMHIHGTADDVFKYTGDPSHMAGGYPSIEEYVKKWAAYEGCDVSNPQVIRPYPAGSTGPKATRTIYNNVNDGVEVNLIAIDGKGHWHSNEANGVNSTKELWNFFKHHQLNQPSVPVENRNYFIRYESTVGENLWDRQAIYTLPKALEKGAKYTLTMKMRTSADCAELGFWPIWNASDHKNQWGGSDDVQYLAAYHVEAGDWKTLTWDFTANFTLDTFQFVFGKYGGTLDIDDMVLVKEGTSENLIANADFSARNIQGWSTNWNGPSYFLANEAYASTGIEKPAVATMMKSADKAYYTLQGVKVIRPTKGIYIHGGKKILIKE; via the coding sequence ATGAAGCGACTTTCAATGCTCGCATCTCTCCTCATGGTTTTGTGCCTCCAGATGGCGGCACAGACCTGGGAAGAGGTGAAAGTGGGGACTTCTATTCGCAAGACCCTCACTTATGTACCAAAGAATGTAGAGAAATCACCAGCCTTGGTGATTTCTCTTCATGGTATGAATCAAGACCCAGAGTATCAGCAGAAACAGACGCAATGGAATGCGCTGGCCGATACCGAGGGTTTTATTGTTACCTATCCGCTGGGTAATAACAGAATGTGGGATACCGGCGGTACGGGTGATGTGAAGTTTGTGGAGGCTATCATGAAGGATATGGAGCTGAAGCACAATGTGGATAAGAACCGCATCTATCTCTCGGGTTTCTCTATGGGTAGCTGGCTGGGTTATCATTGCCTGGAAACTCTTGGCGATAAAATTGCCGCTTTCGGACCAGTGAGCGGTGTGGATATCGGTAAGCAGCCTAAAGCTAACCGCAAGGTGCCTATCATGCATATTCACGGAACCGCTGATGATGTGTTCAAATATACGGGCGATCCTTCTCACATGGCTGGCGGTTATCCTAGCATTGAGGAATATGTAAAGAAGTGGGCTGCCTACGAAGGTTGCGATGTAAGCAATCCGCAGGTAATCCGTCCTTATCCTGCCGGCAGCACAGGTCCCAAAGCTACACGTACTATATATAATAATGTGAACGATGGAGTAGAGGTGAACCTGATTGCCATCGACGGCAAGGGCCACTGGCATTCCAACGAAGCAAACGGTGTGAACTCTACCAAGGAACTCTGGAACTTCTTCAAGCATCATCAGTTGAACCAGCCTTCGGTACCTGTGGAAAACCGCAACTATTTCATCCGTTACGAGAGTACTGTGGGCGAGAACCTCTGGGACCGTCAGGCTATCTACACCTTGCCAAAGGCTTTGGAGAAGGGTGCCAAGTATACGCTGACCATGAAGATGAGAACTTCAGCAGATTGCGCTGAACTGGGATTCTGGCCTATCTGGAATGCAAGCGACCACAAGAACCAGTGGGGTGGAAGTGATGATGTGCAGTATCTGGCAGCCTATCATGTAGAGGCTGGCGACTGGAAGACGCTGACCTGGGATTTCACAGCCAACTTCACCTTGGATACCTTCCAGTTTGTATTTGGCAAATACGGTGGTACACTCGATATTGACGACATGGTGTTGGTGAAGGAAGGAACATCAGAGAATCTGATAGCCAACGCCGATTTCTCAGCCCGCAATATTCAGGGCTGGAGCACCAACTGGAATGGTCCAAGCTATTTTCTTGCCAACGAAGCCTATGCATCAACAGGCATCGAGAAGCCAGCTGTGGCAACCATGATGAAATCTGCGGATAAGGCATACTACACTCTTCAAGGTGTGAAGGTTATTCGTCCTACCAAGGGTATCTATATCCATGGTGGTAAGAAAATCTTGATTAAAGAATAA
- a CDS encoding ATP-binding protein yields the protein MANIVFERKIYDKMLAWKQERQGKSALLIKGARRIGKSTIVRTFAEREYKSYILIDFSMASKAVTDLFEDLMNLDFIFLRLQSIYQVVLEKRKSVIIFDEVQLCPKARQAIKHLVADGRYDYIETGSLISIKKNVANIIIPSEETRLEMYPMDFEEFCWALGDKVTMPLLKQFFDSRIPLEAAHRETMRRLRLYMLVGGMPQAVKEYLETNNLSKTDAVKREILELYLDDFRKIDNSGRAAKLFANIPAQLNNNASRYQVASVLDDSERKNIMGILEEMKDSMVVNFAYHANDPNVGLALHSDGNFYKMFTADTGLFVTLAFWDKDHTENIIYEKLLSDKLSSDMGYVYENLVAQMLVASGNKLYYYTFPHATSHKSYEVDFLLSRGKKIYPIEVKSSGYNTHKSLDEFCAKYSDRIDKRYLLYTKDLKKDGQTLLLPIYMTPLL from the coding sequence ATGGCAAATATTGTGTTTGAAAGAAAAATATATGATAAGATGCTTGCTTGGAAGCAAGAGCGTCAGGGGAAGTCTGCGCTTCTTATCAAGGGAGCAAGACGCATAGGAAAATCTACTATAGTGCGTACTTTTGCTGAGCGAGAGTACAAAAGCTATATATTGATTGATTTCTCTATGGCTTCAAAGGCTGTTACAGATCTTTTTGAAGATTTAATGAATTTAGATTTTATCTTTCTTCGCCTTCAGTCTATTTATCAGGTGGTCTTGGAGAAGCGAAAGTCTGTGATTATTTTTGATGAAGTGCAACTTTGTCCTAAGGCTCGCCAAGCTATTAAACATCTAGTGGCTGATGGTAGATACGATTATATAGAGACGGGTTCTCTAATTAGTATAAAAAAGAATGTAGCTAATATTATCATCCCAAGTGAAGAGACGCGTTTGGAAATGTATCCAATGGACTTTGAGGAATTTTGCTGGGCTTTAGGGGATAAAGTTACGATGCCCTTGCTCAAACAATTTTTTGATTCACGGATCCCTTTGGAAGCTGCTCATAGAGAAACTATGCGTCGGCTTCGCCTTTATATGCTTGTTGGTGGAATGCCACAAGCTGTAAAAGAATATCTTGAAACGAATAATCTTAGTAAGACGGATGCTGTGAAAAGGGAAATTTTGGAACTCTATTTGGATGATTTTAGAAAGATCGACAATAGTGGACGAGCAGCTAAACTTTTTGCTAATATACCTGCTCAGCTGAATAATAATGCATCTAGATACCAAGTAGCTAGTGTGTTGGATGATTCTGAACGTAAGAACATAATGGGTATATTGGAGGAGATGAAGGATAGTATGGTTGTAAATTTTGCCTATCATGCCAATGATCCGAATGTAGGTCTGGCTCTTCATAGTGATGGTAATTTCTATAAAATGTTTACGGCAGATACGGGGCTTTTTGTGACTCTCGCCTTTTGGGACAAAGATCATACTGAAAATATTATTTATGAAAAGCTTTTGAGTGATAAGCTGAGTAGTGATATGGGATATGTATATGAGAATCTTGTAGCGCAGATGTTAGTAGCTTCTGGCAATAAACTTTATTATTATACTTTCCCTCATGCCACTAGCCATAAAAGTTATGAAGTGGATTTCCTTCTTTCAAGAGGAAAGAAAATTTATCCGATAGAGGTGAAATCCTCAGGATATAATACTCATAAGTCACTAGACGAGTTTTGTGCTAAATATTCTGATCGAATAGATAAGAGATATCTCTTGTATACAAAGGATTTGAAGAAAGATGGACAAACGCTCCTCTTACCGATTTATATGACTCCTTTGTTGTGA
- a CDS encoding DUF5627 domain-containing protein has protein sequence MKVKKILAMAVMGILALGFSSCENGDADFPDYEGGVNVYFAHQFLDRTVVLGDAETLNTTDDNNHIIRIVSTMGGARNGKNITLKVAVDESLCDNLFFEDGVTPVKPMPTNYYTLDGNTINYNGEMLGRLKVKLEDAFFADPECVKGSYVIPVRILEQVGADSILSGKPMVDGETPSRTNLEAWSKTPQDYVLYKVKYMNPWEGFYLRRGTDKITENGQTKEETRQGASIEKDEVCQITTKSLTEALFPVSVSKVEGKNEDGSDKIVKYTCNLKLTFDNDGNVTVSSDTEGMTATGSGKFEKKAAKLAWGNKDRDLLTLNYKVDFGCGITMETSDQFVAQTRGDINGIVTFNTKYVQQ, from the coding sequence ATGAAAGTGAAGAAAATCTTAGCTATGGCTGTCATGGGAATCTTGGCACTCGGTTTCTCCTCTTGCGAGAACGGTGATGCAGACTTCCCTGATTACGAGGGTGGTGTCAATGTATATTTCGCCCATCAGTTCCTAGACCGCACCGTGGTCTTGGGTGATGCTGAGACCCTCAACACCACAGACGATAACAACCATATCATCCGTATCGTCTCCACAATGGGTGGTGCTCGTAATGGCAAGAACATCACCTTGAAGGTGGCTGTCGATGAGTCTCTCTGTGACAACCTCTTCTTCGAGGACGGCGTGACTCCAGTGAAGCCAATGCCTACCAACTACTACACCTTGGATGGCAATACCATCAACTATAATGGTGAGATGCTCGGCAGACTGAAGGTGAAGTTGGAGGATGCGTTCTTCGCAGACCCAGAGTGCGTCAAGGGTTCTTATGTGATTCCTGTTCGTATCTTGGAGCAGGTGGGAGCTGACTCTATCCTGAGTGGTAAGCCTATGGTAGATGGTGAGACTCCTTCTAGAACAAACTTGGAGGCTTGGTCAAAAACTCCTCAGGATTATGTACTCTACAAGGTAAAGTACATGAACCCTTGGGAGGGCTTCTATCTCCGTCGTGGTACTGATAAGATTACCGAGAATGGTCAGACCAAGGAGGAAACTCGTCAAGGTGCTTCCATCGAGAAGGATGAGGTTTGCCAGATTACCACCAAGAGCTTGACAGAGGCTCTCTTCCCTGTCTCAGTGAGCAAGGTGGAAGGTAAAAATGAAGATGGCAGCGATAAGATTGTGAAATACACCTGCAACTTGAAACTTACTTTTGACAATGATGGCAATGTCACTGTATCTTCTGATACCGAGGGCATGACAGCCACAGGTTCTGGCAAGTTTGAGAAGAAGGCAGCCAAGTTGGCTTGGGGTAACAAGGATCGTGACTTGCTCACTCTCAACTACAAGGTTGATTTCGGTTGTGGCATCACGATGGAGACCAGCGACCAGTTTGTCGCTCAGACTCGTGGCGACATCAACGGTATCGTCACCTTCAATACTAAATATGTTCAGCAGTAA
- a CDS encoding endo-1,4-beta-xylanase — protein sequence MNKNKLKMSLGLLAVLALSSCADDKFSEYRTDMTKDLKEYQYLNNYEPLKKYVEDMKSAGKCNPDFKLGIALSASDFAEQGVVYCLAGSNFDEMTAGNAMKYASCVDNKGVMNFDNVSSFVANAKDAGLTIYGHTLAWHSQQNNKYLNSLIADKEIKVDPSQKVDKVDYELDCSTLSRYSWTGAPATVTTEWNKDGAMVITNPKAVDPWYNLQYWLVNGITLTEGKEYKMTIECKAEGKEDANIRFKLGDWGGGFSKNFSIPVGKGYQKIEFNVTPTMASNGLFFQHGDFVGKIYWKSVTISHSEAPVMEVEKEVCSQSYTDGPFPFYAMGCEPPVVNGAIHFVPTGTWSQFFISPGSNNHLDAGNYVAYLDLTSSADASGVQLTAQNGWGGSDQQLTVNVPVKAGRNNIKLNLPEVEGGKYDFILKPQTADATLDVHGLSICKVTKMNSIPLTEEEKKDTLTWAMGKWIDGMMEATDGYVTSWDVVNEALSGADKDGDGKYDLQSAKRGNVSADDAKNNFYWQDYLGDIDYVRTAVADARKSFAAHNGDPEKLKLFINDYNLESDWDDNGKLRSLIQWIKDWEADGVTKIDGIASQMHISCYADPNTQKTKKDHIVKMLELMAKSGKLCKISELDMGYVDAAGNSVTYDQMTEEQHKEMRDLYTFVLQKYFEIIPAAQQYGITQWCATDSPKDSGWRKGEPTGLWDLKYLRKHTYAGFAAGLGAPEYWKEAK from the coding sequence ATGAATAAGAATAAATTAAAGATGAGCCTAGGGTTGTTGGCTGTCTTGGCTTTGAGTTCTTGTGCTGATGACAAGTTCTCAGAATATAGGACGGATATGACCAAGGACTTGAAAGAATATCAGTATCTCAACAATTACGAACCATTGAAGAAGTATGTTGAAGATATGAAAAGTGCAGGTAAGTGCAATCCCGACTTTAAGTTGGGAATTGCACTCTCCGCATCAGACTTTGCCGAACAGGGTGTCGTGTATTGCTTGGCTGGTAGCAACTTCGACGAGATGACCGCCGGCAATGCTATGAAGTATGCTTCTTGTGTGGACAACAAGGGTGTGATGAACTTTGATAATGTCAGTTCCTTTGTTGCCAATGCCAAGGATGCAGGTTTGACCATCTATGGTCATACGCTCGCTTGGCACTCTCAGCAGAACAACAAGTACCTCAACTCTTTGATTGCCGATAAGGAAATCAAGGTGGATCCTAGCCAAAAGGTAGATAAGGTGGATTATGAACTCGACTGCTCTACGCTTTCTAGGTATAGTTGGACGGGCGCTCCTGCTACTGTTACTACTGAGTGGAACAAGGATGGAGCGATGGTTATCACCAATCCAAAGGCTGTAGATCCTTGGTATAATCTTCAATATTGGTTGGTCAATGGTATTACGTTGACCGAAGGCAAGGAGTATAAGATGACCATCGAGTGTAAGGCTGAAGGCAAAGAAGATGCCAATATCCGCTTTAAGCTTGGTGACTGGGGTGGGGGATTCTCCAAGAACTTCTCCATTCCTGTAGGCAAGGGTTATCAGAAGATTGAGTTCAATGTGACTCCTACGATGGCTAGCAATGGTCTCTTCTTCCAGCATGGTGACTTCGTAGGTAAGATTTACTGGAAGTCTGTTACCATCTCTCATTCAGAGGCTCCTGTGATGGAGGTTGAGAAGGAAGTTTGCAGCCAGAGCTATACTGATGGTCCTTTCCCATTCTATGCAATGGGATGTGAGCCTCCTGTAGTAAATGGTGCCATTCACTTTGTACCAACAGGCACTTGGTCACAGTTCTTCATCAGCCCTGGAAGCAACAATCATTTGGATGCAGGCAACTATGTCGCTTATCTCGACTTGACTTCATCTGCTGATGCTTCAGGCGTACAGTTGACCGCTCAGAATGGATGGGGTGGTTCGGATCAGCAGCTGACAGTGAATGTACCTGTTAAGGCAGGTCGCAACAATATCAAGTTGAACCTTCCTGAGGTTGAGGGTGGCAAGTATGATTTCATCTTGAAGCCTCAGACTGCTGATGCTACCTTGGATGTTCATGGATTGAGTATCTGCAAGGTGACGAAGATGAACTCCATTCCTCTCACTGAAGAGGAGAAGAAGGATACCTTAACTTGGGCAATGGGCAAGTGGATTGATGGTATGATGGAGGCTACTGATGGTTATGTTACATCTTGGGATGTTGTGAACGAGGCCCTTTCTGGTGCCGATAAAGATGGTGATGGCAAGTACGACTTGCAGTCTGCTAAACGAGGCAACGTTTCAGCTGACGATGCAAAGAACAATTTCTACTGGCAGGATTATCTCGGCGACATCGACTATGTTCGCACAGCCGTGGCTGATGCTCGCAAGAGTTTTGCCGCCCATAATGGTGACCCTGAGAAATTGAAACTCTTCATCAATGATTATAACTTGGAGAGCGATTGGGACGACAATGGCAAGTTGAGAAGTTTGATTCAGTGGATCAAGGATTGGGAGGCTGATGGCGTGACCAAGATTGATGGTATCGCATCTCAGATGCATATCTCTTGCTATGCTGATCCTAACACTCAGAAAACTAAGAAAGATCATATCGTCAAGATGTTGGAGTTGATGGCTAAAAGTGGCAAGCTTTGCAAGATTTCTGAACTTGATATGGGTTATGTTGATGCCGCTGGCAATTCTGTAACTTATGATCAGATGACCGAGGAACAACACAAGGAAATGCGTGACCTCTACACCTTCGTTCTCCAGAAGTACTTCGAGATTATTCCTGCTGCTCAGCAGTATGGTATCACTCAGTGGTGTGCTACAGATTCTCCTAAGGATTCAGGTTGGCGCAAGGGTGAGCCTACAGGTCTCTGGGATCTCAAATATCTTCGCAAGCATACCTATGCAGGTTTCGCTGCTGGTCTTGGCGCTCCTGAATATTGGAAGGAAGCCAAGTAA
- a CDS encoding sialate O-acetylesterase has translation MCLPMTMMAQKNGAKAQDKPDPNFQIYLCFGQSNMEGNANIEDIDRTGVNPRFMAMYAVDDEKAGWKKGQWHTAVPPQARPTTGLTPVDYFGRKMVDNLPDSIKVGTITVAVGGASIDLFDKRTCKAYLKKQPDWMKNFASQYNGNPYARLIELAKIAQKQGVIKGILLHQGETNNGDVNWPNRVKTVYNDILKELHLKAEDVPLLVGETVRQDQGGICWKHIAIVDDIAKTIPTAHVISSKGCPQRGDGLHFIAESYRTMGKRYANMMLSLLGIIPDANYPRVDKDRRAYVKLHAPEAKQVIFDICGKKYPMKKDFDGDWYGVSDPLVVGFHYYFLNVDGVQVVDPASETYFGCCREASGLEVPEGAEGNYYRPQQGVAQGQVRSVSYYAASQGKFRRAMVYTPAEYETNQNKRYPVLYLQHGMGEDETGWSHQGYMQHIMDNLIAEGKAEPMIVVMESGDVKQPFVPRPGKDVDEERKHYGESFYDVIIKDLIPMVDQKFRTYTDREHRAMAGLSWGGCQTFNTVLPNLDKFSALGTFSGALFGVDVKTCFNGVFADAAKFNSQINYMFMGCGSEENFGTEKMAKELKDLGIKLDVYVSPGTHHEWLTWRRCLKEFVPHLFK, from the coding sequence ATGTGCCTCCCGATGACGATGATGGCACAGAAAAACGGGGCGAAGGCGCAGGATAAGCCCGACCCAAACTTTCAGATTTATCTCTGCTTCGGACAGTCGAACATGGAGGGAAATGCCAATATCGAAGACATCGACCGAACAGGTGTGAATCCAAGATTCATGGCAATGTATGCCGTGGATGATGAAAAGGCTGGATGGAAAAAGGGACAGTGGCATACCGCAGTCCCTCCGCAGGCAAGACCAACCACTGGCCTTACTCCTGTAGATTATTTCGGAAGAAAGATGGTTGACAATCTGCCCGACAGCATCAAGGTGGGAACCATCACCGTGGCTGTGGGCGGTGCCAGCATTGACCTCTTCGACAAGCGCACCTGCAAGGCGTACCTGAAGAAGCAGCCCGACTGGATGAAGAACTTCGCTTCCCAGTATAACGGCAATCCATACGCCCGACTTATCGAGCTTGCCAAGATAGCCCAGAAGCAGGGTGTCATCAAGGGAATCCTGCTGCATCAGGGAGAAACCAACAATGGTGATGTCAACTGGCCTAACCGTGTGAAGACCGTGTATAACGATATTCTGAAAGAGTTGCACCTGAAGGCTGAGGATGTGCCGCTGCTTGTGGGTGAGACTGTTCGGCAAGACCAGGGCGGAATCTGCTGGAAGCATATCGCCATTGTGGATGATATCGCCAAGACCATCCCTACTGCCCACGTCATCTCTTCCAAGGGATGTCCGCAGCGTGGCGATGGTCTGCATTTCATTGCCGAAAGCTATCGCACCATGGGTAAGCGTTATGCCAACATGATGCTCTCGCTGCTCGGCATCATTCCGGATGCCAATTATCCACGTGTGGATAAAGACCGCCGTGCCTACGTCAAGCTCCATGCACCGGAAGCAAAGCAGGTTATCTTTGATATCTGCGGAAAGAAGTATCCGATGAAGAAGGATTTCGACGGCGACTGGTATGGTGTTTCAGACCCATTGGTAGTGGGCTTCCACTATTATTTCCTGAACGTGGATGGTGTACAGGTAGTAGATCCTGCAAGCGAAACTTATTTCGGCTGCTGCCGGGAGGCGAGTGGTCTGGAGGTTCCTGAGGGAGCCGAAGGCAACTACTATCGTCCTCAGCAGGGAGTGGCACAGGGTCAGGTTCGTTCGGTATCTTACTATGCTGCATCTCAGGGCAAGTTCCGCAGAGCCATGGTTTATACCCCTGCAGAATATGAAACCAATCAGAACAAGCGCTATCCTGTGCTCTATCTGCAGCACGGAATGGGAGAGGACGAGACGGGCTGGAGCCATCAGGGCTATATGCAGCACATCATGGACAATCTCATTGCCGAAGGGAAGGCAGAGCCTATGATTGTGGTGATGGAGAGCGGCGATGTAAAGCAGCCTTTCGTGCCACGTCCTGGCAAGGATGTAGATGAGGAGCGCAAGCATTATGGAGAATCTTTCTACGATGTCATCATCAAAGATCTGATTCCGATGGTAGACCAAAAGTTCCGCACCTATACCGACAGAGAGCATCGTGCGATGGCTGGCTTGTCGTGGGGCGGTTGCCAGACTTTCAACACCGTGTTGCCGAACTTGGATAAGTTCTCAGCCTTGGGAACTTTCAGCGGTGCACTTTTCGGTGTGGATGTCAAGACCTGCTTCAACGGCGTTTTTGCCGATGCAGCAAAGTTCAACAGCCAGATAAACTATATGTTCATGGGCTGCGGTTCAGAAGAGAACTTCGGCACGGAGAAGATGGCGAAGGAATTGAAGGACCTGGGCATCAAGCTTGATGTCTATGTTTCACCTGGTACTCATCATGAGTGGCTCACCTGGCGCCGCTGTCTGAAGGAATTTGTGCCACATCTGTTCAAGTAA